AGAAGTATGTTGGCAAATGGTAGAATTCCGAAAAGATTTTGGCCAGAAGCAGTAAATTGGAGTATACATGTTTTGAATCGAAGTCCTACATTTTCCGTTCAAAACGTGACTCCAGAAGAAGCTTGGAGTGGACGAAAGCCAGCTGTTGATCACTTCAAAGTGTTTGGGTGCATTGCATATGCACATATTCCAgatgagaagagaaagaagctaGATGACAAAGGTGAGAAATGTGTCTTTCTTGGAATCAGTGAACAATCGAAAGCCTACAAACTGTTCAATCCCATCACGGGAAAGATTGTCATCAGCCGAGATGTCATTTTTGATGAAGCAAATACATGGAATTGGACCGAAAAAGATGCAGGGCAGCAGCAAATACCTGCGAGTTTTGATGGAAAAGAAGCAGAAACACACGAGCTGCCACTACTTCCCACTGATACTTCAATGTTGCAATCAGATCAGCAACTACAGCAGCCATTTGAGGTCATCGATGCTCAGGTAGTAGGAGAAAGCTCTCGATCTCAACGAATCAGGAGGAGGCCTGCATGGATGGAGGATTATGAGGTTAGTGGTGATCAATCTAATGATACTTTTTCTCATTATGCATTATTCTCTGATTGTGCTCCCATCACATTTCAAGAAGCTGTCAAAGATCCAAAATGGCAAAAAGCCATGGATGAGGAGATTGGGTCTATAGAGAAAAACAATACATGGGAGCTTTCTGAACTTCCAGAAGGGCAAAAATCCATTGGTGTAAAATGGGTTTATAAAACAAAGTTGAACAAAGATGGCAAAGTTGACAAGTATAAAGCTCGGCTCGTTGTGAAGGGATACAAACAAGAATTTGGCATTGATTACAACGAGGTTTTTGCTCCAGTTGCAAGGCATGAAACAATTCGAATGGTGGTGTCACTAGCAGCACAAAATTCCTGGCCTATTTTTCAGATGGACGTGAAATTAGCCTTTCTACATGGCAATCTACATGAGCAGGTTTATGTCGATCAGCCCCCTGGTTATGTGCAACAAGGAAGTGAAAATAAGGTATACAAGTTGAAGAAGGCTTTATACGGGCTGAAACAAGCGCCCCGAGCTTGGTACAGTCGTATAGATACTTATTTTGCAAAGGCTGGGTTCCAAAAATGCCCATATGAGCATACTCTCTTCATCAAACCTGGAGTTGGTGAAAAGATTCTGATTGTTTGTTTATATGTAGATGATTTGATTTACACAGGAAATGATCAAGCAATGTTTGAGGATTTTAAAAGGTCCATGATGGCAGAGTTTGAGATGACCGATCTAGGAATGATGCactattttcttggcattgaagtaGTGCAATCAACATCTGGAATTTTCATCACACAAAAGAaatatgctttggaaattctggACAGGTTTCAGATGATGCATTGCAACCCAGTTGGAACTCCGACGGAACCAGGTTTGAAGCTCTCAAAGGATTCTGAAGGGAAAAGGATAAACAGTACCTTATACAAGCAAATTATTGGAAGCTTGATGTACTTAACAGCAACTAGGCCTGACATTATGTTTGCTGTAAGTCTTATAAGCAGATATATGGAATGTCCAACTGAGCTTCATCTCCTTGCTGCAAAGAGAGTATTACGCTACTTGAAAGGAACACTTGATTTTGGTGTCTTTTATCAAAAAGGAACAGGATCAGATCTTATTGGCTTCAGTGATAGTGATTATGCAGGAGACTTAGATGATAGAAAAAGTACTTCTGGTCATGTATTTATGATGAGTTCAGGGGCTGTATCATGGTCATCAAAGAAGCAACAAGTGGTTACTTTATCTACAACTGAAGCAGAGTTTATAGCAGCAGCATCTTGTGTGTGTCAAGCTATTTGGTTGAAAAGAATACTCAATTTGCTGCACTGTTTCCAGCAGGAACCTATGAAGATTTATTGTGATAATAGTTCAACCATTAAACTCTCCAAGAACCCAGTTTTACATGGTAGGAGCAAGCACATAGATGTGAGATATCATTTCCTTCGTGATCTCACAAAAGAAGGAGTCGTTGAACTGGTTTATTGTCGTAGTGAAGATCAAGTTGCAGATATCCTAACGAAGCCTCTCAAATTGGCTGCATTTGTGAAGCTTCGTGATTTACTTGGAGTTTGTTCGATTTCTACTTTAAACTGATTGTATGTATACTATTTAGTTTAAGGGAGGGTGTTAAGGTTTTATTAGCAGAATAATTGTTGAAGTCCTATTCTATAGGAAGTTTGATGTGTTTTACCAAGTCTTTAGGGAGAACCCATGAGTTTAGGAGTTGTTAGTCATGGGTTAGTTGTTGCTTTTATTTTGCAAAGTTTGTTTCGATTTCTACTATTTAAGTTTGTGATCTCATCAATAATAAGTAGCAAATTCAGCATTATTCCTCTTCTTCCTTGTTTTCTGTTTAACCCAGTTTTTAACAGGGCGTTCACAGATTGGGTCCAAAAAAGGTGTTTAACTGGGTTTTCATGATCAATTGGAGTGGGTCTACGCTTTTCTTTTGTCGATTTACATTCAGCCCAAGAACCATTAGTTTTGATGTTTATTGGGGCGTTGAGGACGAGTTTAAGTGTAATTATCACGGCTATAACGGTGACCTTTACTGGATCTTCACATGAAGCCTTTTATTTTGGTTGTTGTCCTTGGAAAACGCGTGAAGTCGCTCGTTTTTATAAGCTCCATACTTGGTGATTTGCCCAATGcaccaattatatatattatttttaaattttaattaattaagtacaataagaaaatattatattattattaattttatcaTCATATCATATTTATTATGTATCCTAAATTGTTGTGGAGACGAGCCAAACTATTCGAAAGCTTCTGTTAGAGGTTAATGAGCTTTTGGAGAGGGAGGAAACTATGTGCAGGCAACGCTCTAGAGTCTCATGGCTCCAAGCAGGGGATCGCAATACTTCCTTTTTCCATCGACAATCCTCTCACCGTAGAAGGAAAAATCATATTTTGGGTATCGAGGATGATCATGGGGTGTGACTGAGTGATTTGCCTTTGATTGAGAGGTGCTGCTTGAATTATTTTAACTCTATCTTTTCCTCTTCGCATCCTAATTCTATTGCAAATGTTATTGATTTGGTAGACTGTCGGGTGACTAATGATATGAATTGTATTCTGTTGTGTGAGCCTCGAGAGGAGGAGATTTATGTGGCGGTTGGTAATATGGCCCCCACTAAGGCTCCAGGCCCTGATGGTATGCCTGCCCTGTTTTACCAACATTTCTGGGACACTATGAGTACTGATTTGGTTTCTATGGTAAAGGATTTCTTTGCCACTAAGTCACTGTCAGATCAGATAAATCATACAAATATAGTGCTAATCCCGAAGATTGCTAATCCTAAAAGGGTGTCTGATTTTCGGCCTATTAGTCTCTGCAATGTCAGTTACAAAATCATTTCCAAAGTTCTAGCGAATCGTCTTAAGAAATTTCTCCCGAACATTATCTCCGAAAATCAAAGTGCTTTTATCCCGGGGCGCTTAATTTCTGATAATGTTCTTGTCGCTTTTGAAGCTATGCACCACATTCATTCACTGCAAAGAGGCAATATGGGTTCAATGGCAATCAAACTTGATATGAGTAAGGCTTATGATAGGGTGGAGTGGTCTTTCCTTCAGGCAATCATGCTTAAAATGGGGTTTGATGCTCGTTGGGTGGACCTTATTATGGATTGTGTACAATCTGTCTCTTATTCTGTGGTAGTTAATGGGGTTCCCAGAGGCAAGCTTTTTCCCTCCCGGGGTCTTCGCCAGGGTGATTCGCTATCCCCATACCTCTTTCTATTGTGTGTAGAGGGTTTGTCTGCTTTGCTGTCCCAAGCTAATAGTTGTGGGTCTATCATGGGTTGTAATTTGGCAAGAGGGTGTCCTCCTATCTCACATCTCTTCTTTGCCGATGACAACCTCCTATTTTGTAGGGCTAATGCCAATGAATGTTTGATTGTCGCTCACATCCTCTCAGTGTACGAACAGGCCTCAGGTCAGAAGGTAAATTTGGGGAAGTCACACATATTTTTTAGCCCTTCTATCCCGAGAGCTACCAGGGGGAGGTTATCTAATATTTTGGGCATTCCTATCTCCGCTCCCCATGATAAATATTTGGGTCTCCCTTCCTTGATTGGCCGCTCTAAGAAGGACATCTTTTGCATGATCAAGAACAAGATTGAGTCTAAGCTGAAAGGGTGGAAAGAGAGATGTCTCTCCAAAGGGGGCAAGGAAGTCCTAATTAAAGCAATTGCTCAAGCGATTCCCACGTACGCTATGTCTTGCTTCAAGCTTCCTACTTCATTATGCAATGAGATCACACAGTCTATAGCTAGATTTTGGTGGAGTAACTTTGTTGATAAGCAGGGCATCCATTGGTGGTCTTGGGATCGCCTTTGTTCTCCCAAGAAACAAGGCGGTGTGGGGTTTCGTGATCTACATGCCTTTAACCTGGCTCTCCTTGCTAAGCAGGGTTGGAGGCTGATGTCTAATCCTGGTTCTCTGTTTGCAAAGGTTTACAAGGCTCATTATTTTCcacattttgattttttatctGCTAGCTTTGGCTCTTCCCCGTCTTATGCATGGCGTAGCATCCTAATGGCCAAACCAGTGGTAGCGAGAGGGGCCAAGTGGAGGATTGGTAATGGGCAGAAGGTTTATATTGGTCTTGATCCATGGTTGCCAAGACCCCATTCTTTCAAGCCTATTTCTTGCCTTACCGAGGGTCAAAAGTTTACCAAAGTTTCATATCTAATTGACCAGAGCTCTAGATCGTGGGACGAAGCTAAAATTCAGTCAATCTTTCTCCCTTATGATTGTGATATTATTCTGGACATTCCCATTAGCAATGGTTCCTCTGTGGATTGTCTAACTTGGCATTGGGAGGCTTGGGGTAATTTCTCAGTGCGAAGTGCATATCATATCGCTTGTCAACTTTGATCCGAAGAGCGCAtgataggtaactcttcttcttctgtgaATGCGTTCCCTTGGCACAGATTGTGGAATCTGAATATTTCTAGTAAGATTCTTCATTTTGTATGGAGGGCTATTCACAACATCCTCCCTTGTAATTACGTATTAATGAAGAGGAAAATCATCCAGGAAGGGACTTGGTCTTTGTGTGGGAGATGTACGGAGAATGTCTCTCATGCCCTTTGGGAGTGTAAATGGGCATCTATGGTCTGGCAAGGGGTTGGGTGTGTGGTTTATCATACTAAAGAGAGGGCCCTTTCTTTTGAAGACTGGTTATCTCAAGTCCTCCTTTTAGGTGATGGAGAGATTGCTAAGAAAGTGATGTTTTATGTTTGGGCCGTATGGACCAACAagaacttttttatttttgaagggAAGTGGCGGTCTGCTACTAGCACTATCAACTTTGTTGAGTATTACATGGCGGAATATGGGCAAGCTCGGGCTTCTAGGAACTTGCCAAGGCAGGAGCAGCGTGTGCAAGAGGTAGATAGGTGGTCTCCTCCGAGCTCGGGGACGCTCAAACTTAATGTAGACGGGGCTGTTTTCAACGAGGCTTATGCTATAGGAGTTGGGGCTGTTATTCGGGACCATAATGGTCAAGTCTGTGCAGCTTTATCAGAATGTATGGCTAGTGCTTTTGGTCCCCAGGTCGCAGAGGCTTATGCTTTAATGAAGGGTACCCAATTAGCCATCCGTCTGGGTGTGGCAAACTTGATTATTGAATCGGATTCTCAGGTCCTGGTGAATGCTATTGGGTCTGAAGCGTATGAATTAGCTCCTTTTGGGCACATATTGGAAGATATTTGATCCCTTATTTCATGTATAGGGAGTGTTTCCTTTCGTTATACTCATCGTTTATGTAATAGGGTGGCACACAAGCTCGCTAGGAATTCTATCAACTTTGATTGGCCTATGCGGTGGATAGGGGAATGTCCCGATTTCATCTTGTCGCTGTTTCTCATGACAGTTTTCCTGTTCCTTGATTTTCAATGAAGTCTCtgcttttatcaaaaaaaaaagaaaaaaagagtttatcTATTGGATTACAGGCAGCTGGGtaatactttattttatttacaattataatattattaattggtTTAAGTTTTGATATTGTGAAAACCATCAATAAAGAGTGTTTAGTTATTATATTTGTATGTGGTGGATTTTAGAGAAGAGACAAGTCCTAGTTAgttatattattatgattaacGACATATCCATATTCCAGGGTGAGGCGCCTTCGTGCATGTTTTTTGTGGATGATATAGTTCTAGTGAATGGGACAATATCGGGAGTTAACCAATGATCAAATCTATGCCACTGCATTTTGAGTGCTAGTACTACATCGAGGATGAATAATCGTATGGTGAAGCTCAACCATGATCAAATCTGTTATCTATACCACTACATTTTGATTACTTCTCTGCATCTAGCACCCACATTCGTGTAATATGATATACCTTATGATCTTTAATGTTTTAATTTGATTTCTGCAATATCTCTCACTCAACAAGCCTCACAGTGCGCGATGGAGAGAGCTGACAAACACTGGGCCTAGAGTAAACGGGCTTATGAGAGAGCTTCTAAGCCGTGGATCCTTGAGTGGGTGATAGAGGTTGTGGGCCTTTATTGAGTTGTTTGTGACCTAGGCTATGTGCCTGTGGGCAGTAAGTCGTCTATGAAGCTCGTGTGGGCCTCCGTTGAGGAGATAACCTAGGTCATGTGCATGTGGGCTTGACTATGAGACTCGTATGGGCCTTGTTGAGGCGATATCCTATGACATGATGAATGAGTTGTTTCCGCATATGATATATAGGAGCCTGGATGTGGACACGTGGCTGATGATGAATGGGTTGCTTCCGCGTTAGATGTCGGCTTCCAAATCCGTGTTAGGCAGGAGGATGTGGCTAAGACTCTGCTTTTATAACCCAGGCTCCCTCAGTCAGGCCATCTAATTCAGACATGAAATCAAGGCCCATAAAGAATTTAAACATGAATTTTAAGCTGAACTCAACCAAGAACCAAAGATAAATGCTCCATCAATCACACAAAGCTTCAAGTCATAGATCGATCAACACAACCCTTAATAGTTCAACAGCAAAGCCTAACAGGTCTCCATTACACCTTCAAAGGAATAGCTTAAGGAGCATCAGAATCAGTAGTTGCAAATTACAAACAAGTTTACAAACAAGCTAACGGGGGTTCTAGAAGGGAGGAACAGTTAATCTCCGCTAGCGCAACCCCTACAACCGCAATGGACACACTCTATAACCTTCTCCTCCCTTAGGTGCTTGGGCACACGACAGACACATGTAGTTGCAAAGTTGTGATCCCGTGGTTGCATGCACCGTAAGCAGCACAAACGTTCATAACCCGGCTgtgaaaaattaagaaaatcaaaaactaaATTTAAAATGCTGGaataaaagaagataaataaatgaaatgagGATAAACTAGTTGATCAGTACGAAAATAAATTCATCACAACATTTTCCTGCCTCATCTATGAAATTTCTAATCCAAATTCTGTTACGTCCTGAAAATACTTTTATAACATAGTTCACAAGATGGGCATTTGGTTTCCCTAACATATTCATCTCTCATTTTCACACATGCTTTACTCCACACAAAAGCTGATCCAAGGGTCCAATTCGCAAagtatcaatttaaaacaattaagcaAATAATCACAGCAGAAAGTGAAAAATGGTACTGACTGTGGTCCCTAATGTCAGTTCTATATGCTAATAAACTGAACTGAAATATTAAAAAAGTAAAGACTGTGCAACCAACCTTCTTCCACTTTGCAATAAGGTTTTTGTCCGCATATCCTTGATCCAAACAGAACTCATATAACTCCTTAGATATTTCGTTTCTCCGGTGATAAAGATCAAATATGTAGCGGCTCTTCTGATGGGCTATTTTGAAAATAGGCCACAATGTCTCACATTTTCTCTTACCATCATGAGTATCATTCTCCGCTGTAttcgaaaaaaagaaaagccatAAGTGAGTTCAGAACATAATAGAATAAGGGAAAAAGACTAGTAATATATTTGACGAGTACCAACCTTCTCTCATTTTTGCTTGTAATTCACGAAGAGTAGGCTCAATCAACTCCCAGCCTTCTGGGTACTTTACACGGTTTGTTTTAACCTTCGGCATTGTCCAACCTGCAATCAACGACAAGCATTtgataaataaacataatacaaACCATAAAAACCTTTCAAAGCAAATGCTTCACATAATCCCTCAAACACTACCAGTCATGGACTCATGTCATGTataagaaaaaagacaaaagaactTCATTCATTTGTAGTCCAATTTTGATAGCTGAAGTAACATTTTCATACACAAAACAATGTTATTCCATAAAGGACAGGGCAGCATATTTTTGCCAACTGCCGCTGCATACTTCAACATATTTACACAGAACAAAATCAATCTATAAGCATTCAAGGATTAATTTGCGTAACAGGCCTTTATGATTGGATATCTCCCATGAACTTGATCATAACGACCTTTACTCCACTTTCAAGTGAAGAATCACTTCTCAAAAAGCTATAAAAGGCTGGAATGGGAAAGACTCCACACTCATCGTTAAAATGATGAGGTGGACTATAGGCCATCTGCTTTTCCCAATATGGTATTACAGTAAAATGTATACAATCAAGTTCAAAACAAACTGATTTGAAGAAAACAAGCAGCAGATATTTCTCTCAATTAGGAACACAAAAAAACCCACACGCATGCACACAGACACAAAAATTCACCAAGTGAGAACTACCCAACTGCAGTCCCTAACTGTTTTCAGTAACAAGAAGTTATTTATGTCTCATTGATTAGACAACTGACATACTGCCAAGTGCCAACACACATTTGACAAATAAGTTGACACCTCGTTTTTCCTCTTGCTAAAATTCATTTCATCTCAATATCAATCAGGCCTCACCAGCTCTCCCACCTCAAGAAAAACAACAGGTAGCCAAAacaaatgttgaaacaagtaaCAGCCATTGAGAattgatttcttcaatgtaaaTATTATCCTCCTGTAAAATTGCGACTTTGGCTTTGTTTGATTGAGTGCTTTCAATAAATATGCTTCATGCTTAGAGTGTGCCGTCTAGAAACTTCACGGATCTTGGTTTTACATAGGAAACCCACGGTTCCCCAGCAAGTCAAGAGACTAAAAAATGGGATACAAACAAAGGAAGAGGCGAAATCAGGATAAAGAAAGAAGGGGCTTTCTAAAAAAGAGCAGAGGAGAGCCTTCAACAAACAGAATATATTAACTTCTGGTTAAGTTCCACACTAAGAAGCACCGATGGGGGTGCCAGGATACGCGATTCAGGATTGGCCATTCCTTCTAAAAACTAAGATATACGccttatataatataatttttaatatatttatctaaaatttcaacaatatatttatatacatatattcaacaaaataaCCATGTGAACCAAATTCCATCATATATCAATATCATCAACCTAATTTCATCACACAAGTTTACAATTTCACGCATATCGCAGCCtgaccaaaaaaaacacaaaaatcattAGTTAAATTCAAATACAGTAACACGAACCACGGTACACACCCAATTTCAATTAGACAAAATCATCATCACTAAACAAACAATTCATTGGCACCAGGTTTAAATAAATTAGAGAAAAAGTTGAAAAAGttaaaagaaattgaaacagaGTAACACATCAATAGAGTCAAGTTAGAGAAATAAATACCCTTGAGAATGGAGCGAAGATTGGAGGGGAGGGAGACTGGAGAGTCAAATTCGGAGATCGGCGTTGGGCAGAGCAGACTGGAGAGTCGGACTCCAGGAGAATAGCGGCCTCGGCGTCGGGTAGCTAAAGTCTGATATGAATGTGTCCGTATGTCTGTTGATTTCATGAAGATGATGAAGCCCTTCTTTCAATGGGCTTGGGACTTGggctttttgtcttttcattaATAGTTAATGGGTATGGGCTTGgtctattattaattaattttgcagCCCATTATTTAATTATAGCCCAAATTTCCAAGTTTTTGGCCAGGAGTATTTGAGATATTTCTCGGCCGTATCCATGTCGTCCCgctttggtttttctttttgaaatgggATGAGAGATTCGAATCCTCATTACCAAGAATGATACACACCATTCTAACTAATGACTCGGGTGTGTCCTGTCAAATGACTTATTAGTCtactttttacatttttaattCTCAATAGTCATACAATCGCCGTATTTAAATGCTTTGGATTATTTTTTAGAGAAACAAATGCCTTGGATTATTGGATCAGAAGACCAAAGTAATCTTAagaaaactataaaaatatcaccacaAAAATTGTCCCCCCATTTTAACCCTTAATCCATGTGAAATATCTGTTGATTATGAAAACAGATATAAAACTCCCTAACCATCCAACATTTCAGAGGAACGGGGTTTAGGATGGGGTAAAAAATTGGAGCCCCCAACATTTTTCCTATaaaaatgacttttttttatACCATTTGAACACAAACATATAAgagagaacaagaacaagaatttaACGTAGGTATATCTATTCTTTGTCTCATCACACAAACATGAGAAATATTTTCCGATAAACATCACACTGGCACGTAAAAATCGACAATGTTGACTAAATGTTACAAGAACGCATCCGATATATAGTCTACTGAGAGCTTATAATACATTACTCTTACAAGAAATAGGAAACGGCAACACAACACACTTTTGAGTATTCTCAGAGAAGAAAGTTTTCGAAGGCTAATGAATAATTTACTTATGCACCAGTACTAAAATTAAATTTAGAGCCTCTCCTTGATCACCGTCCGAACAAAGTTTTCACTGTTCCAAACCAATACTAAAGTTTCCTTGTGCACCAGCAGCCTTCGAGATGTCTTTAATAATCCAACGTCTACTGAGCCTCTTTGGGGTCTACACCTTGCTATCTTCACAGTATTTAGGAAGAACCTGTCCATGTACTGAGACAGATTTTCAAGTCAGAACATGCAAATGGGTTGCAAATACAGGCTTGTGGAGTCCAGCTCTATGTGATACGTAGAAAAGATTATTCAATTAAAGTATGAAGTCCTTTTGTAACATACATCTGGGATGTCAAAGTCACCttcacttgcatcacacataTCTAAAGATATTCGTCGAAGCATTGGCATCTGTAATCATCGCGAAAGACAAATAAAATTGATGTTGAGAAATAATTAGTCTCATTGTCtagtagaaaaacaaaaaggaaagcatTGAATTGAATTTGTGAAACCACCTTAGAAGCGGCATCAAGAACAAAACTTTTTTGTAACCCCGGTCCCTGCAGAGAATTAGAATTAAGGCAGTATCAAGTTAGAGAAATACAATTTCCGACGTATCTTAAATAAACAAGAAGTTGCGCGTATATTTTGTTAAAGCTTCTACAAAACAGCAACCCAAAATAATCCATGCGCCAAAAGTTGCCTTTCATTTAATAAGATTTATGAAAGCTGAGATTAAAAGATCTTTATACTCCAGAATACATGAACATCTCGGATCTAAATGAATTCAAGGCATTATTACACATAAGAAGGTAagcaaaatgttcaagtgatCAAGCAAAATCAATCCTGCCAATCTTCCATATGTTGTTTCATTTTTTGCAACAAGGAATTAGAAATTCACCATTGAAAGAAACTCTACTTACTACCTCCTCCAAACAATCAGAAACAGATGTGCTAAGATACAAACTACAGCTACATGGTTTACTCCCTTCACACCTCACAAAAGGTTCAAATACTTACGTCAATGTCTCAAAGTGTGCTTGGAATCGTGAACGCACATATTTGGTCACTCTCCATATACATTGACAGATGGATATACTCTTACATCCATGTACTGATGCTACTTTAACTTACAGGATAGTATAACAAACAAGGGCCATAAAGTCAAGCATCaccgtctttttttttttccttaaaaaatcaTTACATCATGGGTCTAACCCAATGAACTTCCAGACACCTTGCAACTCTAACACACTAGAAGGAATGCTACCAGTCCATTGGACTGAACCAGCCCAATTAGCTATACCATGAGGCAGCTCATTTGCTGCCCTAAAAGCTCAAGAAGTTGACCACTGGTCACAATCCCAAAGATTCTGGCAGATGCACAGAACAATCGGTTTGATTTCCCATCTGGCTCCCTAACTATCAGTGTTTCACAGATACAACAAATTGTTCCTAAAAGAAGGGTGCTGGATTCGAGATGTATGTAAACCACAATACTCCATTGAAGAGGCACATATGGGAGCAAAAACGCAAGATATGTGCAAATTGTTAACCAATAATGCAGTACTAGAAGGCTTACATTATGACGCAGCACAAGATCTTCAATAGCCACacagtcaaaaagaaaagaaatcccATTTGCTGTTACTTCTCCACAATCCTACAGAGAAAAATGACATCATCgaggatatatatataagcatcaGAAGTTAACATCCTCACTTAGCTGACCAAATAATGTGCAAAAGAACCACAGTGGAAATATATAGGGAAGGAAATATTACTTTTCTTTGACATTAGAAAAGCAAATTAGCTAACATAACACCCCTCAAAAAAGACAGTTTTCCTCCATGTAAATTCTTATCTATATCTTATCAATATGAAACTATACATTAATTAACATTTCAACTGGAGGCTTCATTCCAAGTTCATTTATCCACATGCTATGTTGCACGTAAGTATTCATGCAACAATGCTTATTTCATGCAGATTAACGAGGTTACACATGAATTAATTATACTCGAATGGTAGCAAACCACAACatattgtttgggataaaggcttcgATGACAATGTTGACAAATGAAATGCTAATTTTCATGTCCCTACTTAAAACCATGAAGCAAATAGGACACCATATAAAAGAAGCATTTTCAAACCAAGAAAGAGACAAACCTCTAAAGAAAGAGATATTAAGCCTGGCCATCCATGAGAGATTAGCTGTTGACAATCTGCAAGGGCAATGATAAttcaggtaaaaaaaaaaagaatagaaaagcTGATAGCAACTTCACTTAAACGTTACTCCAAATAAATGAAATTTGCTTTAGAGTAACATCAAGACATGATGAAGCAGCAGAAGGGAATCATCATCCCAACTTATATGGTACATACAGTAGTCACTAGATAGTAATGTGCAAAGTGAATGCTTTCATAAATAATGCTTGGTGACCTGAATTCAGAAGCTTGCATCCTGTCAATGAAAGCTCAATCAAGTTTGAAAAGTTCTGAGTCAGAATACCCAAGTCATTGTTGGTCATCCAAGGAGTTACCCTTTCAAGCTTCAGTTTCCTCAGATTCTTTGTAACAAACTTGAAACTTAATATGGAGATATCACCAAAACAGTAGCACAAGGCCAACACTTGCAAGTGCTTCAAAGATTCTATAATGTTTACAATTGCAGCATCTGATATTACCTGTAACAAATCAAAATACCAAAGCTCAGCATTGTCAGAAAAAGAGCAACATCAGTATAAAACAAAAGGCACTTATCAAACATCTCAAAATGACCAAAGACAATAACATGAATTGAAGGACCTAGATCACGTAGACACACACATCATATATCACTTTTCCATTATCTTAACAATGTTTGAAATCATCAAGTGTTCTTCCTTAAG
The window above is part of the Tripterygium wilfordii isolate XIE 37 chromosome 3, ASM1340144v1, whole genome shotgun sequence genome. Proteins encoded here:
- the LOC119989095 gene encoding protein BUD31 homolog 2, which produces MPKVKTNRVKYPEGWELIEPTLRELQAKMREAENDTHDGKRKCETLWPIFKIAHQKSRYIFDLYHRRNEISKELYEFCLDQGYADKNLIAKWKKPGYERLCCLRCMQPRDHNFATTCVCRVPKHLREEKVIECVHCGCRGCASGD